A single region of the Corvus hawaiiensis isolate bCorHaw1 chromosome 27, bCorHaw1.pri.cur, whole genome shotgun sequence genome encodes:
- the LOC125317641 gene encoding spermatogenesis-associated protein 16-like, producing MEAEEHKQRPQSGADKAESHGNLSGTNAETPAESGTETFPGPPLPIPLSRLREIEAELIGADEADTEAEPGEPLMSAVAAAAGQAPAPAAGDSVWHRAGAALQAALRDGSARYTQRDFAAAAAKFSTALELCSKGFATEDPLKSSPDDISRLASWIESKLVICYLKLGQPDLALQHSHRSIIQNPSHFRSHLRQAACFRCLHRYSEAARSAMVAQYLYVLAEGAGLETSDLIQLYWQAMTQEALSGEVSFSVLYTPFEKENKTDKIKEANKSFAEKHPDYVQHIFTDPHGIHLLPERAESHPDQQYLLTLGFRNKEIGKTVEMSVTRKLPVFRGRKRAFSPSMEEEEETFWQNTGKRIVAAMAFIGSTKIKDERGPCARAIEQFHHASLLSRLQRREEQAQVMTQAMAELATAPYLQRVSQEDDKLLQSLMADAVDILAGRTGERVWTKIQKVALIEEYLREGEEHYLRTPHMQIPGMENMNWTPRGQGYLRLKNTNMFIPNPRSLATGPKKRRIAFAKS from the exons ATG GAGGCAGAAGAGCACAAACAACGACCGCAGAGTGGCGCAGATAAAGCAGAAAGCCATGGAAATCTGTCCGGGACAAACGCAGAAACGCCAGCAGAGAGCGGCACAGAGACATTCCCGGGCCCTCCGCTTCCCATTCCTCTCTCCAGACTCAGGGAAATAGAAGCGGAGCTGATCGGCGCTGATGAGGCGGACACTGAGGCGGAGCCTGGCGAGCCGCTGAtgtctgcagtggcagcagcagcgggccaggctcctgccccagccgcAGGGGACAGCGTGTGGCACCGCGCTGGCGCTGCGCTCCAGGCCGCCCTGCGGGACGGCAGCGCTCGGTACACGCAGCGCGATTTCGCAGCAGCCGCGGCCAAGTTCTCCACGGCACTGGAG CTTTGCAGTAAAGGCTTTGCTACAGAGGACCCCTTGAAGTCCTCTCCAGATGATATTTCCAGGCTTGCCAGTTGGATTGAGTCAAAGCTTGTCATCTGCTACTTAAAACTGGGGCAGCCTGACCTTGCTCTGCAACATTCACACAG GAGCATCATTCAGAACCCCTCTCACTTCCGCAGTCACCTGCGCCAAGCCGCTTGCTTTCGGTGCCTGCACAGATACTCGGAGGCTGCAAG GAGCGCCATGGTCGCGCAGTATCTGTACGTcttggctgaaggagctgggctggagaccAGTGACCTCATCCAGCTGTACTGGCAG GCTATGACTCAAGAAGCCCTTAGTGGAGaagtctctttttctgttctgtacaCACCTTTTGAGAAAGAGAACAAGACTGACAAAATAAAGGAGGCcaacaaaagctttgctgagaaGCACCCTGATTACGTGCAGCACATATTTACAG ATCCTCACGGAATTCACCTGTTGCCAGAGAGGGCTGAATCTCACCCTGACCAGCAGTACTTACTGACTCTGGGCTTCAGAAACAAAGAGATTGGAAAAACCGTGGAAATGTCTGTAACTCGAAAACTGCCAGTCTTTCGAG GCCGGAAAAGAGCTTTCAGTCCCAGcatggaggaagaagaagaaacattttggcAGAACACTGGGAAAAGGATCGTGGCAGCCATGGCTTTTATAGGAAGCACTAAAATAAAG GATGAGCGTGGCCCATGTGCACGGGCCATCGAGCAGTTCCACCACGCCAGCCTGCTCAGCCGCCTGCAGAGACGGGAGGAACAGGCCCAGGTGATGACTCAGGCAATGGCTGAGCTGGCGACTGCTCCCTACCTGCAGAGAGTCTCTCAGGAGGATGACAAGCTG ctgcagtcaCTGATGGCAGATGCTGTGGACATCCTCGCAGGAAGAACTGGAGAGCGTGTGTGGACTAAAATACAGAAG GTGGCACTAATTGAAGAGTActtgagggaaggagaagagcatTACTTAAGGACCCCACACATGCAAATACCTGGAATGGAAAACATGAACTGGACTCCAAGGGGACAGGGATATTtgagactgaaaaatacaaacatgttCATTCCCAACCCACGAAGCTTGGCCACAGGGCCAAAAAAAAGACGCATAGCTTTTGCAAAAAGTTGA
- the LOC125317637 gene encoding spermatogenesis-associated protein 16-like, producing MEAEEHKQRPQSGADKAESHGNLSGTNAETPAESGTGTFPGPPLPIPLSRLREIEAELIGADEADTEAEPGEPLMSAVAAAAGQAPAPAAGDSVWHRAGAALQAALRDGSARYTQRDFAAAAAKFSTALELCSKGFATEDPLKSSPDDISRLASWIESKLVICYLKLGQPDLALQHSHRSIIQNPSHFRSHLRQAACFRCLHRYSEAARSAMVAQYLYVLAEGAGLETSDLIQLYWQAMTQEALSGEVSFSVLYTPFEKENKTDKIKEANKSFAEKHPDYVQHIFTDPHGIHLLPERAESHPDQQYLLTLGFRNKEIGKTVEMSVTRKLPVFRGRKRAFSPSMEEEEETFWQNTGKRIVAAMAFIGSTKIKDERGPCARAIEQFHHASLLSRLQRREEQAQVMTQAMAELATAPYLQRVSQEDDKLLQSLMADAVDILAGRTGERVWTKIQKVALIEEYLREGEEHYLRTPHMQIPGMENMNWTPRGQGYLRLKNTNMFIPNPRSLATGPKKRRIAFAKS from the exons ATG GAGGCAGAAGAGCACAAACAACGACCGCAGAGTGGCGCAGATAAAGCAGAAAGCCATGGAAATCTGTCCGGGACAAACGCAGAAACGCCAGCAGAGAGCGGCACAGGGACATTCCCGGGCCCTCCGCTTCCCATTCCTCTCTCCAGACTCAGGGAAATAGAAGCGGAGCTGATCGGCGCTGATGAGGCGGACACTGAGGCGGAGCCTGGCGAGCCGCTGAtgtctgcagtggcagcagcagcgggccaggctcctgccccagccgcAGGGGACAGCGTGTGGCACCGCGCTGGCGCTGCGCTCCAGGCCGCCCTGCGGGACGGCAGCGCTCGGTACACGCAGCGCGATTTCGCAGCAGCCGCGGCCAAGTTCTCCACGGCACTGGAG CTTTGCAGTAAAGGCTTTGCTACAGAGGACCCCTTGAAGTCCTCTCCAGATGATATTTCCAGGCTTGCCAGTTGGATTGAGTCAAAGCTCGTCATCTGCTACTTAAAACTGGGGCAGCCTGACCTTGCTCTGCAACATTCACACAG GAGCATCATTCAGAACCCCTCTCACTTCCGCAGTCACCTGCGCCAAGCCGCTTGCTTTCGGTGCCTGCACAGATACTCGGAGGCTGCAAG GAGCGCCATGGTCGCGCAGTATCTGTACGTcttggctgaaggagctgggctggagaccAGTGACCTCATCCAGCTGTACTGGCAG GCTATGACTCAAGAAGCCCTTAGTGGAGaagtctctttttctgttctgtacaCACCTTTTGAGAAAGAGAACAAGACTGACAAAATAAAGGAGGCcaacaaaagctttgctgagaaGCACCCTGATTACGTGCAGCACATATTTACAG ATCCTCATGGAATTCACCTGTTGCCAGAGAGGGCTGAATCTCACCCTGACCAGCAGTACTTACTGACTCTGGGCTTCAGAAACAAAGAGATTGGAAAAACCGTGGAAATGTCTGTAACTCGAAAACTGCCAGTCTTTCGAG GCCGGAAAAGAGCTTTCAGTCCCAGcatggaggaagaagaagaaacattttggcAGAACACTGGGAAAAGGATCGTGGCAGCCATGGCTTTTATAGGAAGCACTAAAATAAAG GATGAGCGTGGCCCATGTGCACGGGCCATCGAGCAGTTCCACCACGCCAGCCTGCTCAGCCGCCTGCAGAGACGGGAGGAACAGGCCCAGGTGATGACCCAGGCAATGGCTGAGCTGGCGACTGCTCCCTACCTGCAGAGAGTCTCTCAGGAGGATGACAAGCTG ctgcagtcaCTGATGGCAGATGCTGTGGACATCCTCGCAGGAAGAACTGGAGAGCGTGTGTGGACTAAAATACAGAAG GTGGCACTAATTGAAGAGTActtgagggaaggagaagagcatTACTTAAGGACCCCACACATGCAAATACCTGGAATGGAAAACATGAACTGGACTCCAAGGGGACAGGGATATTtgagactgaaaaatacaaacatgttCATTCCCAACCCACGAAGCTTGGCCACAGGGCCAAAAAAAAGACGCATAGCTTTTGCAAAAAGTTGA